In a single window of the Coffea eugenioides isolate CCC68of chromosome 3, Ceug_1.0, whole genome shotgun sequence genome:
- the LOC113764690 gene encoding uncharacterized protein LOC113764690 isoform X2: MAFNHSFFIVLVLLASSVVLGQDEAGEATETTNAVKTASRKMLPIGGQIIKMLGVGVHDGQEGKCSPAGKPCRYNPWGCCDFCVCVVADPTDEQGSCLGNC; the protein is encoded by the exons ATGGCTTTtaatcattctttcttcatTGTTCTTGTGCTCCTTGCATCTA GTGTGGTGCTGGGGCAAGATGAAGCTGGGGAAGCTACAGAAACCACCAATGCTGTCAAAACTGCATCAAGAAAAATGCTGCCAATTGGAGGACAGATTATAAAAATGCTTGGCGTTGGAGTTCATGATGGTCAGGAAGGGAAATGTTCACCCGCCGGGAAACCCTGCAGATATAATCCATGGGGCTGTTGTGATTTCTGTGTGTGCGTCGTCGCTGACCCTACGGATGAGCAGGGCAGCTGTCTTGGTAACTGCTGA
- the LOC113764690 gene encoding uncharacterized protein LOC113764690 isoform X1 — protein sequence MAFKHSFFVVLVLLASSVVLGQDEAGEATETTNAVKTASRKMLPIGGQIIKMLGVGVHDGQEGKCSPAGKPCRYNPWGCCDFCVCVVADPTDEQGSCLGNC from the exons ATGGCTTTTAAGCATTCTTTCTTCGTTGTTCTTGTGCTCCTTGCATCTA GTGTGGTGCTGGGGCAAGATGAAGCTGGGGAAGCTACAGAAACCACCAATGCTGTCAAAACTGCATCAAGAAAAATGCTGCCAATTGGAGGACAGATTATAAAAATGCTTGGCGTTGGAGTTCATGATGGTCAGGAAGGGAAATGTTCACCCGCCGGGAAACCCTGCAGATATAATCCATGGGGCTGTTGTGATTTCTGTGTGTGCGTCGTCGCTGACCCTACGGATGAGCAGGGCAGCTGTCTTGGTAACTGCTGA
- the LOC113764690 gene encoding omega-hexatoxin-Ar1b-like isoform X3 translates to MAFNHSFFIVLVLLASSVVLGKVEAGEATETTNAVKTASRKMLPIGGQIIKMLGVGVHDGQEGECSPFGKPCRYNPWGCCGSCVCVAAPTDEGRCLGNC, encoded by the exons ATGGCTTTtaatcattctttcttcatTGTTCTTGTGCTCCTTGCATCTA GCGTGGTGCTGGGGAAAGTTGAAGCTGGGGAAGCTACAGAAACCACCAATGCTGTCAAAACTGCATCCAGAAAAATGCTGCCAATTGGAGGACAGATTATAAAAATGCTTGGCGTTGGAGTTCATGATGGTCAGGAAGGGGAATGTTCACCCTTCGGGAAACCCTGCAGATATAATCCATGGGGCTGTTGTGGTTCCTGTGTGTGCGTCGCTGCCCCTACGGATGAGGGTAGGTGTCTTGGTAACTGCTGA